One window of Heptranchias perlo isolate sHepPer1 chromosome 15, sHepPer1.hap1, whole genome shotgun sequence genomic DNA carries:
- the slitrk2 gene encoding SLIT and NTRK-like protein 2 has product MLSCVLVLCMFAVTGFSSKTPSESRKTAKDICKNRCACEEKENVLNINCENKGFTKVSPLQPPQNRIFQLFLNGNSLTKLPPNGFINFTNTVTLHLGSNGLREIRNGAFHGLGTLKRLHLNNNKLEVLREETFRGLENLEYLQADYNYITSIEAGTFSKLNKLKVLILNDNLLPSLPNNVFRFVLLTHLDLRGNRLKKLPFAGVLEHIGGIMEIQLEENPWNCTCDLVPLKAWLDTISFSVGEMVCETPFRLHGKDVTQLNKQDLCPRKTAIDSNLRVLRPSMADSHLQPLPPTVNSALTPANPTLRAAKASRQPKTRIRPTPVPNARQIFGPIMVYQTRSPVPAICPNICSCSFQNSDNAFNVHCHERSIRNITDLHPKPSNPKKLYLTGNLLHIVQLNDLRDYRALELLHLGNNRISVIQEGAFGNLTNLRRLYLNGNHIERLSPAIFVGLHKLQYLYLESNVIKEILQYTFHSLARLNLLYLNNNLLRSLPTNVFVGTNLTRLNLRNNYFSHLPVRGVLDQLSAAVQIDLQENPWECACTIVALKNWMEQSRGGVVVNEVACDSPAKYVGRLLRSLRNEEICSEYSDLVAATLAITHSSSLLYSGSETPSPETAQTSAVPLSVLILGLLVVFILSVCFGAGLFVFVLKRRKSGQSGHSGSPNNLDLNSYQLRYGSYNAEPGEKAEAHVYNYISHPVGQMCKNPIYIQREGEQVAYYRDLHELSYSGVEVKKSSQLSGPTYSISTVELLEKQQPPQQQPPPPPLLARHSESLYQNLAERAKVLPSGINAHYSFCTLPKRQFAASHDVRRQDQDRFNKTTLYGTPRKQPGQPPKSENLSLQGKFHTEPDYLEVLEKQTAISQL; this is encoded by the coding sequence ATGCTGAGCTGCGTCTTGGTGTTATGTATGTTTGCAGTGACTGGCTTTTCTTCCAAGACCCCGTCAGAGAGCCGTAAAACTGCCAAAGACATCTGCAAGAATCGCTGTGCCTGCGAGGAGAAGGAAAATGTGCTGAATATTAATTGCGAGAACAAAGGCTTTACCAAGGTTAGCCCGCTCCAGCCGCCGCAGAATCGCATCTTCCAGCTCTTCCTCAACGGCAACTCGCTCACCAAGCTCCCTCCCAATGGCTTCATAAATTTCACCAACACTGTTACCCTGCACTTGGGAAGCAATGGTTTGCGGGAGATCCGAAACGGGGCTTTTCATGGCCTCGGGACTCTTAAGAGATTACACTTGAACAACAACAAACTAGAAGTGTTGAGGGAGGAGACCTTCCGTGGGTTGGAGAATTTGGAGTACCTGCAGGCCGATTACAACTACATCACCAGTATCGAGGCCGGCACTTTCAGCAAACTGAATAAGTTAAAAGTCTTGATCCTGAACGACAACTTGCTACCGAGTCTCCCGAACAACGTGTTCCGCTTCGTCCTGTTGACGCATCTCGATCTGAGGGGCAACCGGCTAAAGAAATTGCCCTTTGCCGGGGTTTTGGAGCACATTGGTGGCATCATGGAGATCCAGCTGGAGGAGAATCCTTGGAACTGTACGTGCGACTTGGTCCCTCTAAAAGCCTGGCTTGACACCATCTCCTTCTCTGTTGGGGAGATGGTGTGCGAGACGCCATTCAGATTGCATGGGAAAGATGTCACCCAGTTGAATAAGCAAGACCTTTGCCCTCGGAAGACCGCCATCGACTCGAATCTGAGGGTCCTGCGCCCCTCCATGGCTGATTCCCATTTGCAGCCGTTGCCACCTACTGTTAACTCGGCCCTGACACCGGCCAACCCGACCTTGAGAGCGGCAAAGGCCAGCCGGCAACCCAAGACCCGCATCCGACCCACGCCTGTCCCCAACGCCAGGCAGATATTCGGACCTATCATGGTCTATCAGACCAGATCTCCCGTCCCGGCCATTTGCCCGAACATCTGCTCTTGCAGTTTCCAAAATTCAGACAATGCTTTCAATGTGCACTGCCACGAGAGAAGCATCAGAAACATCACAGATCTCCACCCCAAGCCCTCTAACCCAAAGAAACTCTACCTTACCGGGAATTTGCTGCACATTGTGCAGCTGAACGATCTGAGGGACTACAGGGCGCTGGAGCTGCTACACTTGGGAAATAATCGGATATCTGTTATCCAGGAAGGCGCCTTTGGAAACCTGACTAATTTGCGTAGACTTTATCTCAATGGGAATCACATTGAAAGATTGTCGCCCGCTATATTTGTTGGGTTGCATAAGTTGCAGTACCTCTACTTAGAATCCAACGTGATCAAGGAAATTCTGCAGTACACCTTTCATTCTTTGGCGAGACTCAATCTGCTGTATCTCAACAACAACCTGCTGAGATCTTTGCCCACCAACGTGTTTGTGGGCACGAATCTGACTAGGTTGAACCTGAGGAACAATTACTTCTCTCATCTGCCAGTGAGGGGTGTCCTAGACCAGCTGTCTGCTGCTGTGCAGATAGACCTCCAGGAGAATCCCTGGGAGTGCGCCTGTACAATCGTCGCTCTGAAGAACTGGATGGAGCAGTCCAGAGGCGGCGTGGTCGTCAACGAGGTGGCTTGCGACTCGCCTGCGAAGTACGTGGGGAGACTGCTCAGATCCCTCAGAAACGAGGAGATCTGCTCGGAATACTCCGACCTGGTCGCCGCCACCCTCGccatcacgcacagctccagccTCCTGTACAGCGGCAGCGAGACTCCCAGTCCAGAAACTGCCCAGACCAGTGCAGTCCCACTCTCGGTCCTCATCTTGGGTTTGCTGGTGGTCTTCATTTTGTCCGTCTGCTTCGGGGCCGGCCTGTTCGTCTTCGTCTTAAAGAGGCGCAAGAGCGGGCAGAGTGGTCACAGCGGTTCCCCCAACAACTTGGACCTCAACTCCTACCAGCTGCGGTATGGGTCTTACAACGCGGAGCCGGGCGAGAAAGCGGAGGCGCACGTCTACAATTACATCTCTCACCCGGTGGGACAGATGTGCAAGAACCCGATCTACATCCAGAGGGAAGGGGAGCAGGTGGCCTATTACAGGGACCTGCACGAGTTGAGCTACAGCGGAGTGGAGGTGAAGAAGTCGAGCCAGCTCTCTGGTCCCACTTACTCCATCAGCACGGTGGAACTTTTGGAGAAGCAGCAGCCGCCGCAGCAGCAGCCGCCGCCGCCTCCCCTGCTCGCCAGGCACTCGGAATCTCTCTACCAGAACCTGGCAGAACGCGCAAAAGTGCTGCCAAGCGGGATTAACGCTCACTACAGTTTCTGCACTTTGCCCAAGCGCCAGTTCGCCGCGTCCCACGATGTCAGGCGCCAGGACCAGGACAGGTTCAACAAAACGACGTTATACGGGACGCCGAGGAAACAGCCCGGGCAGCCGCCGAAAAGCGAGAACCTTTCGCTCCAGGGGAAATTTCACACAGAACCAGACTACCTCGAAGTGTTGGAAAAACAGACTGCCATCAGCCagctgtag